One segment of Vibrio gazogenes DNA contains the following:
- the dnaJ gene encoding molecular chaperone DnaJ — protein sequence MSKRDFYEILGVSRDASERDIKKAYKRLAMKFHPDRNPGDDTAADKFKEVKEAYEVLTDPQKKSAYDQYGHAAFEQGGGGFGGGFGGGNADFGDIFGDVFGDIFGGGRRGGGQARAQRGSDLRYNMELTLEEAVRGCSKEIEVPTMVHCDTCNGSGAKKGTTPETCGTCHGHGQVQMRQGFFAVQQTCPTCHGKGKIIKEPCRDCHGQGRKQQRKTLNVKIPAGVDTGDRIRLTGEGEAGEMGAPAGDLYVQVHVKEHHIFEREGNNLFCEVPVSFSMAALGGEVEVPTLDGRVNLKVPEETQTGRMFRMRGKGVKNVRGGAAGDLIVRLAVETPVNLSSRQKELLREFEESCGGEAASKHKPKSEGFFSGVKKFFDDLTS from the coding sequence ATGTCAAAACGTGATTTTTACGAAATCTTAGGCGTAAGCCGTGATGCCTCTGAGCGTGATATCAAAAAGGCCTATAAACGCTTGGCGATGAAATTCCATCCTGACCGTAATCCGGGCGATGACACCGCAGCTGATAAGTTTAAAGAAGTAAAAGAAGCGTATGAGGTGTTAACCGATCCTCAGAAAAAATCAGCTTATGATCAGTATGGTCATGCCGCATTCGAACAAGGCGGTGGTGGTTTTGGCGGTGGCTTCGGTGGCGGAAACGCTGACTTCGGGGATATCTTTGGTGATGTATTTGGGGATATCTTTGGTGGTGGCCGCCGTGGTGGTGGTCAGGCTCGGGCGCAGCGCGGTTCGGATCTTCGCTACAATATGGAACTCACTTTAGAAGAAGCTGTCCGCGGTTGTTCGAAAGAAATTGAAGTCCCCACGATGGTTCATTGTGATACATGTAACGGCAGTGGTGCGAAGAAAGGGACCACGCCTGAAACATGTGGTACTTGTCACGGCCATGGCCAGGTCCAGATGAGACAAGGGTTTTTCGCGGTGCAACAGACTTGTCCGACTTGTCATGGTAAGGGAAAAATTATCAAAGAGCCTTGCCGTGATTGTCATGGTCAGGGTCGTAAGCAACAACGTAAGACGCTCAATGTGAAGATTCCTGCCGGTGTTGATACGGGTGACCGGATTCGTCTTACCGGAGAAGGTGAAGCGGGTGAAATGGGCGCGCCAGCCGGTGATTTATACGTTCAAGTTCATGTAAAAGAACACCATATCTTTGAACGTGAAGGCAATAATCTATTCTGTGAAGTACCGGTTAGTTTCTCCATGGCAGCACTCGGTGGGGAAGTTGAAGTGCCAACACTGGATGGCCGGGTGAATTTGAAAGTGCCGGAAGAAACGCAGACCGGTAGAATGTTCCGGATGCGCGGAAAAGGTGTGAAGAATGTTCGTGGTGGTGCTGCCGGTGATTTGATTGTACGTTTGGCTGTTGAGACACCAGTGAACCTGAGCTCGCGTCAGAAAGAGTTGCTCCGTGAGTTTGAGGAATCCTGTGGTGGTGAAGCGGCAAGTAAGCACAAGCCTAAATCGGAAGGTTTCTTCAGTGGTGTGAAAAAGTTTTTTGATGACCTCACGAGCTGA
- the fghA gene encoding S-formylglutathione hydrolase has protein sequence MLEQISQAKVFGGWHKQYTHPSDSLNCTMRFAIYLPPDASDSHPVPVLYWLSGLTCSDENFMQKAAAFQKAAALGIAIVAPDTSPRGEGVPDDPQGEYDLGLGAGFYLNATQAPWNQHYQMYDYVVNELPSLIEKNFPVTAERSISGHSMGGHGALTIGIKNPERYRSISAFSPICHPVACPWGQKALKAYLGDDQTQWQAYDATELLRQKACPIPILIDQGEMDPFLEEQLKPWDLLEVADHQQCELTYQSHPGYDHSYYFIQSFIESHLQFHAQHLQGLRS, from the coding sequence ATGTTAGAACAAATCAGCCAGGCAAAAGTATTTGGTGGATGGCATAAGCAGTACACCCACCCTTCAGATAGTCTCAATTGTACGATGCGTTTCGCCATTTATCTGCCACCAGACGCCAGTGACAGCCACCCGGTTCCCGTACTCTACTGGTTATCCGGTCTGACCTGCTCAGATGAGAATTTCATGCAGAAAGCCGCCGCATTCCAGAAAGCAGCCGCTCTCGGTATTGCGATTGTGGCACCGGACACCAGCCCGAGAGGAGAAGGCGTGCCGGATGATCCGCAAGGCGAGTATGATCTGGGGCTTGGCGCCGGATTCTACCTCAACGCGACCCAAGCGCCTTGGAATCAACATTACCAAATGTATGATTATGTTGTGAATGAGCTGCCCTCACTCATCGAAAAAAACTTTCCGGTGACCGCTGAGCGTTCGATTTCAGGTCACAGTATGGGTGGCCATGGTGCTCTGACAATCGGCATCAAAAATCCTGAGCGCTATCGTTCGATTTCAGCCTTCAGCCCGATTTGTCATCCTGTCGCCTGCCCTTGGGGACAAAAAGCACTGAAAGCTTACTTGGGCGACGATCAGACACAGTGGCAGGCCTATGATGCAACTGAACTGCTAAGACAAAAAGCGTGTCCGATACCGATACTGATTGATCAAGGTGAAATGGACCCATTTTTGGAAGAGCAACTGAAACCTTGGGATTTACTCGAAGTGGCCGATCACCAACAGTGCGAACTGACCTATCAGTCTCACCCCGGTTATGATCACAGCTATTATTTTATTCAAAGCTTCATTGAGTCACATTTACAATTTCATGCGCAACACTTGCAGGGGCTACGCTCTTAG
- a CDS encoding pilus assembly FimT family protein: protein MRTGFSLLELVVVIALLGLSLLLVVPQFSQQMEKEQLKTAVSDVQAFILQARSLAITHHQNLWLHLIFPSSSATNNGVSPGWQLWVSTAEDRSKGQRLLTLSGQRYRKILVRSGFPQNRLFIDGHSGKLGNGSITFSARNTPERQIKVITSYGAGRVRHCSVGTAIYGYPAC, encoded by the coding sequence ATGCGCACAGGATTTTCCCTGCTTGAATTAGTTGTGGTGATCGCACTACTGGGCCTTTCCCTATTGCTGGTTGTCCCTCAATTCTCTCAACAAATGGAAAAGGAACAGTTAAAAACAGCGGTCAGTGATGTTCAGGCATTCATATTACAAGCAAGGTCACTGGCAATCACTCACCATCAAAATTTGTGGTTACATCTGATCTTTCCATCATCATCTGCCACTAATAACGGCGTCTCTCCGGGTTGGCAGTTGTGGGTGAGTACCGCTGAAGATCGCTCGAAAGGTCAGCGTTTACTTACGCTATCCGGACAACGCTACCGGAAGATTCTGGTTCGTTCCGGATTCCCGCAAAACCGGTTATTTATCGATGGTCACTCCGGCAAATTAGGTAATGGCAGCATCACGTTCTCGGCCCGCAATACACCGGAACGACAAATCAAAGTGATAACATCTTACGGCGCGGGACGAGTGCGTCACTGTAGCGTTGGTACTGCAATATATGGTTATCCGGCATGTTAG
- a CDS encoding PulJ/GspJ family protein, producing the protein MLVKTVRFYHAQRGMTLLEVLLASVISSVLILMVSRLIVTELRVTEHLSRKIQLHQQLRSSLALIKRNLLMAGFDASAHIPEFLQGSQTLTDVRNDTQVGYVYQGSSTAQNDFHHVVYQLAANQSGGVALRLCEKQHDRRLTFEQAASSGESGPCFSLFDTDWIRVDAFQVRYQPLQSNAGTLINTGWIAIHLKLSLVQDPSIHESADLAFLQRHWSL; encoded by the coding sequence ATGTTAGTGAAAACAGTGCGTTTCTATCATGCGCAGCGAGGAATGACGTTGTTAGAAGTCCTACTGGCCAGTGTCATCAGCAGTGTGTTAATCCTCATGGTGAGTCGGCTGATTGTGACTGAACTTCGGGTGACGGAACATTTGAGTCGCAAAATTCAGTTACATCAACAGTTGCGGTCATCGTTGGCATTAATCAAGCGAAACCTGTTGATGGCCGGGTTTGATGCTTCAGCACATATACCTGAGTTTTTGCAAGGGAGTCAGACGCTTACCGATGTCCGAAATGACACACAAGTCGGATATGTGTATCAGGGAAGTTCAACCGCTCAGAATGATTTCCACCATGTCGTCTATCAACTTGCAGCAAATCAATCCGGAGGCGTTGCCTTACGGCTGTGTGAGAAACAGCATGACCGTCGACTCACATTTGAACAAGCGGCATCTTCCGGTGAATCTGGACCATGCTTCTCGCTGTTCGATACGGATTGGATTCGTGTCGATGCTTTTCAGGTTCGTTACCAACCCCTCCAATCAAACGCTGGGACGTTGATCAATACCGGGTGGATCGCGATCCATCTGAAACTATCTTTGGTGCAAGATCCGTCGATTCATGAATCTGCTGATTTGGCATTTTTACAGCGGCATTGGTCGTTATGA
- the dnaK gene encoding molecular chaperone DnaK translates to MGKIIGIDLGTTNSCVAVLDGGKPRVIENAEGERTTPSVIAYTTDGETLVGQPAKRQAVTNPENTLFAIKRLIGRRFEDEEVQRDIEIMPYKIAKADNGDAWVQVRDEKLAAPQVSAEVLKKMKKTAEDFLGEAVTGAVITVPAYFNDAQRQATKDAGRIAGLEVKRIINEPTAAALAYGLDKEGGDRVIAVYDLGGGTFDISIIEIDDVEGEKTFEVLATNGDTHLGGEDFDTRMINYLVDEFNKEQGINLKNDPLAMQRLKEAAEKAKIELSSAQQTDVNLPYITADATGPKHMNIKVSRAKLESLVEDLVQRSLEPMKVALADADLSVGGITDVILVGGQTRMPMVQKKVAEFFGKEARKDVNPDEAVAVGAAVQGGVLAGDVKDVLLLDVTPLSLGIETMGGVMTKLIEKNTTIPTKANQVFSTAEDNQSAVTIHVLQGERKQATYNKSLGQFNLEGIQPAPRGMPQIEVTFDLDADGILHVSAKDKQTNKEQKITIQASGGLNDDEIEKMVQEAEANKEADKKFEELATARNQADQIIHATRKQVEEAGDALPADDKESIEAAINDLETARKSGDKEEIDAKTQALMTASQKLMEIAQQQAQAQQAGGAEQASGQEDDVVDAEFEEVKDEKK, encoded by the coding sequence ATGGGTAAGATCATTGGTATTGACTTAGGTACTACAAACTCTTGTGTTGCTGTACTGGATGGTGGAAAACCTCGCGTAATTGAAAATGCTGAGGGTGAACGTACAACCCCATCTGTAATTGCTTACACTACAGACGGTGAAACACTTGTTGGTCAGCCAGCAAAACGTCAAGCGGTTACCAACCCTGAGAACACATTATTTGCAATCAAGCGTTTGATCGGTCGTCGCTTTGAAGACGAAGAAGTTCAACGTGATATCGAGATCATGCCTTATAAAATTGCCAAGGCAGATAACGGTGATGCATGGGTTCAGGTTCGCGATGAAAAACTGGCAGCGCCACAGGTTTCTGCTGAAGTTTTGAAAAAAATGAAAAAAACCGCAGAAGATTTTCTGGGTGAAGCCGTAACCGGTGCCGTGATTACTGTCCCTGCGTATTTTAATGATGCTCAGCGTCAGGCAACAAAAGATGCGGGCCGTATCGCTGGTCTGGAAGTAAAACGGATCATTAACGAACCAACGGCCGCAGCGCTGGCCTATGGTTTGGATAAAGAAGGCGGTGACCGTGTTATCGCTGTATACGACTTAGGTGGTGGTACATTCGATATCTCTATCATCGAAATCGATGATGTCGAAGGTGAGAAAACATTTGAAGTATTGGCGACCAACGGTGATACACACCTAGGTGGTGAAGACTTCGATACTCGCATGATCAATTACTTGGTTGATGAATTCAATAAAGAGCAAGGCATCAACCTGAAAAATGATCCGTTAGCAATGCAGCGTCTGAAAGAAGCGGCTGAGAAAGCGAAGATTGAGCTTTCTTCTGCACAACAGACTGACGTGAACCTGCCTTATATTACGGCAGATGCAACGGGTCCTAAACACATGAATATCAAAGTGTCTCGTGCAAAACTTGAGTCTTTGGTTGAAGATCTGGTTCAACGTTCTCTTGAGCCGATGAAAGTTGCTCTGGCGGATGCAGACCTGTCTGTTGGTGGTATTACTGACGTCATTCTTGTCGGTGGTCAGACTCGTATGCCAATGGTTCAGAAGAAAGTAGCTGAGTTCTTTGGTAAAGAAGCACGTAAAGATGTGAACCCGGATGAAGCTGTTGCTGTCGGTGCTGCGGTTCAAGGCGGTGTCCTTGCTGGTGATGTGAAAGACGTTCTGCTGCTTGACGTAACACCACTGTCGCTGGGTATCGAAACCATGGGCGGTGTAATGACCAAGCTGATTGAGAAAAACACCACGATTCCTACCAAAGCGAATCAAGTGTTCTCAACTGCCGAAGATAATCAGAGCGCTGTAACCATCCATGTACTGCAAGGTGAGCGTAAACAGGCGACATATAACAAGTCTCTGGGTCAATTTAATCTGGAAGGCATTCAGCCTGCACCGCGTGGTATGCCACAAATCGAAGTAACCTTCGACTTGGATGCGGATGGTATTCTGCACGTATCTGCAAAAGATAAGCAGACCAATAAAGAGCAGAAGATTACAATTCAGGCATCTGGTGGCTTGAATGATGATGAAATCGAAAAAATGGTTCAAGAAGCGGAAGCCAATAAAGAAGCGGACAAAAAGTTCGAAGAATTGGCAACTGCACGTAACCAAGCTGACCAAATCATCCATGCAACTCGTAAACAAGTAGAAGAAGCCGGTGATGCGCTTCCTGCGGATGACAAAGAAAGCATCGAAGCAGCAATCAATGACCTTGAAACAGCGCGTAAGAGCGGTGACAAAGAAGAAATTGATGCCAAGACTCAGGCTCTGATGACAGCGTCTCAGAAACTGATGGAAATTGCACAGCAGCAAGCGCAAGCACAGCAAGCTGGTGGTGCAGAGCAAGCGTCTGGTCAGGAAGATGATGTTGTTGATGCTGAATTCGAAGAAGTCAAAGACGAGAAAAAGTAA
- a CDS encoding type IV pilus modification PilV family protein: protein MSRSDINRHVQHGCRGKCCGNSLLEVMIALVILSIGILSVGQLQRLTMFQTREIFQRTQALDLASSTLERLRTHGSAKTSRSNINRSKTDRAKTNGVVMNHLMGVGSVDFEQLKTHQDCDSQDDFCIKIQVSTSLYHGDLKPVRVVVSWLGQQGKTHQVALSTMISRFNEFESRLPKSVAPASVAHEIVNVTQ from the coding sequence ATGAGCCGTAGTGATATCAACCGACATGTGCAACATGGCTGTCGTGGGAAGTGCTGCGGGAATTCTTTACTCGAAGTGATGATCGCTCTGGTGATATTGAGCATCGGTATACTGAGTGTGGGGCAGTTACAACGGCTGACGATGTTTCAGACCCGGGAGATTTTTCAGCGGACACAAGCGTTGGATCTTGCAAGCTCAACCCTGGAACGTTTACGCACGCATGGTTCGGCAAAGACAAGTCGTTCAAATATAAATCGTTCAAAGACAGATAGAGCAAAGACAAACGGCGTTGTGATGAACCATTTGATGGGGGTCGGTTCCGTTGATTTCGAGCAGCTCAAAACCCATCAGGATTGTGATTCTCAGGATGATTTTTGTATCAAGATACAGGTTAGCACCTCCCTATATCACGGTGATCTGAAGCCGGTTCGTGTGGTTGTGAGTTGGTTGGGGCAACAGGGGAAAACGCATCAAGTTGCGCTTTCCACCATGATTTCACGATTCAATGAATTTGAATCGCGTTTGCCTAAGAGCGTAGCCCCTGCAAGTGTTGCGCATGAAATTGTAAATGTGACTCAATGA
- a CDS encoding TAXI family TRAP transporter solute-binding subunit — translation MYNIVKKGLMILGLTIALPAFANNYTIGTGSQSGTYYPLGGTLAKIWSENIPDFNMRAEVTAASVENIIKVATQKQLVGIAMGNVALKAYTGEKPFPRKMPTQVLFALYPNVVQFIVPADSDIHTISDLKGKKISLGAPGSGTRVSAVNILNILGITENDVKAQSLNYTATTSALANGQIDAGVIVGSLGVGAITELSLTRKIRILSFTPQELKKISAANSSYQAFTAPANSYKNVPEFEVPAVWNVLVTNQKMDDKLAYEMTKVAFENIDKIRQAVGVTKFMTIDNMPKLKGVPLHPGALKYYQEHHQ, via the coding sequence ATGTACAACATCGTCAAGAAAGGTTTGATGATCCTCGGGCTGACGATTGCACTACCAGCCTTTGCGAATAACTACACCATAGGAACAGGCAGTCAGAGCGGGACTTACTACCCACTTGGCGGCACACTGGCTAAAATCTGGAGCGAAAATATCCCTGATTTCAATATGCGCGCCGAAGTCACCGCTGCATCCGTAGAAAACATCATCAAAGTTGCTACGCAAAAACAGTTGGTCGGTATCGCAATGGGGAATGTCGCGCTGAAAGCCTATACGGGAGAAAAGCCATTTCCGCGAAAAATGCCGACGCAGGTGCTCTTCGCCCTGTATCCAAACGTCGTCCAGTTCATTGTCCCTGCTGATTCGGATATCCATACCATCAGTGATTTGAAAGGCAAGAAAATTTCGCTCGGGGCTCCCGGTTCAGGTACACGGGTAAGTGCGGTAAATATTCTGAACATCCTCGGTATCACGGAAAACGATGTAAAAGCACAGTCACTGAACTACACCGCAACCACAAGCGCGCTGGCGAATGGACAAATTGACGCAGGTGTCATTGTCGGCAGTCTCGGTGTTGGCGCAATCACAGAGCTGTCACTCACCCGCAAAATCCGAATTCTCTCTTTTACCCCTCAGGAACTAAAGAAAATTTCAGCCGCCAACTCATCCTATCAGGCATTCACGGCGCCGGCTAACAGCTATAAGAATGTCCCGGAATTCGAGGTACCCGCGGTTTGGAACGTCCTGGTCACCAATCAAAAGATGGATGACAAGCTGGCTTACGAAATGACCAAAGTCGCCTTTGAAAATATCGACAAAATTCGTCAGGCGGTTGGCGTCACGAAGTTTATGACTATCGATAACATGCCTAAGCTGAAAGGTGTACCACTCCATCCCGGTGCACTGAAATACTACCAAGAGCATCACCAATAA